AACAAAGTTGACAGTATTTCACTGTGGAAGCAACAAGAGCACTCTTTTGTAGTCCAAAAAGGTCAGTGACTTAGAAGTGTGTTATCATCTCCTCATGAAAAACATTGTGCTGTTGTTCTTGTACTATGAATTAACTAATTTCTTTTTGACTATTGCTGTTTTTCTAGAGCACGAAGCTTGCATTAGAGACATCACTGAACTAAAGTGGCAGCTCAAGCTCGAAAGAGAGAAACTTGACTTAGCCCAGGAGAAACTTTCACACACTAAAGTGTTGAACCAGACCTTACACGAGGACATTAACTTTGCCAAAAAACAAATTCCCATTGTGAATGAAAACCTGGCCCTCCAGAGAGGCATcataaatcaaatcaacattGCACAAGCTGAGGTAACATCTTATTTGatttattcttgttttaaaaacaatttctgtGTTGATATTTTCAAACCCAGAAAGGCTGTACACGTATGTTTGCCCGGGCTCTGCTTAATTAATAGCTCTGTCTTTGGTGGTGGTCCCATACAAATATGTGCTTAACCACCTTCTGcttcattttatacattagCATATACCCACAATAAAATAAGcaccaaataaaataataaggcTTTATCTCACTTACCCACTCGTTCTTTTTCTTTAACTCCATTATTAATCCACAAATGGCCTGGCTCTGGGGATTGCAATGTTTGTTGGTCTATTGGTCCATCCAACCCATTGATTGAGTAAAATCATTCCTTTTTAACAATCGGCTGCAttaccatgaaatttggtacagacattcatggtccccagatgaTGAATCCTAATAACTTTGATAATTCCCTGATTTTAATTAAGCTTTTCTCcttgttaatttcttttgttcaaGTTAGGATGCAGCAACATCGATATACAGCCTTATCTGTATTATGAGTTTAATGCCCAGAATCAAATATGCCAAGTTAAGTGTACTAATAGAGAGAGGAGTGATGAGGAAGATACAGAGAGGTCAACTTTGAATGCAAACTATTCCAGCTTTATGGTTGCAGAATGAAATACCACACTGACTCAGTTAGAATAAatgatatgtttgtttttttaattacatcttAACAAGTCATTGCCTGTGAGTGTTCTGAAGATGTTAATCCTGGGCTCTGATATTCAACTTTTAATCTTCAAAACCAGACTAAGCCCAAAGTTAATAGCTAGGCCAGATTTCTGTATTTACTAAGATTTgccaaaactaaaacaatgtcGAAAACCTTCTTGTGCACAGCCTCACTGTTGACTTGTGGCAGTGGCATACTATAGGTATAGGATTAAGAGTATTAAGTTTTGTCAGAGTATGATTAGAAAAGAGGATAATGTATTGCCTGTGATATCAGTACCTTATAAAAGTCTTCAAAAACAATGTCTGTGGAAACTAATAAGCCCATGATTCCCCCTTCTTTTTTAGGCCGATGAAGTAtactcaaaaacaaaaagtgatcTCATAATGGTTCGGAATGAGTTTAAAACAATCGAGCTGGacagcaaaaatgaaaagatatcACTGGATTATGCACTCTTGGCGGCAAATAATCTGCTGGCTAACAGATTGTGAGTATCTATCCTAACTGCAGTGAAAACCAACAGGTTCACCATCAAAGTAGGACAACTGAGACAGGACACATCTTCCATAAAAACATTGAATCATTAATCATTAATATACACTCTGTATCATTGGTGAATTTTACTTTGACTTGGTGGGATAGTTTGTGATACTATCAAAGTACAGTACAAAGGAAGTTACAGGAAAATGCTGAATAACCACACAGTCATTgaacatttcatatttaattccTATGGAAAGCATTTTTGAATAGATTGAGCCGGTGAAATCACTTGATTCAGTCTGTTTTGCAGGTGTCTTTGAAAATCATATAACAGGACACCTCAAACAAAGATATGGTCAACAGTTTAACTGAGTCAGTGTGCAAGGTATATTAACCTGCACTTAATCATAGtaacaatatttttgtttgatgCTACATTACTAGATAACAAGTCTCATTAGATTGGAATTAACCATTAATTCAACAAACTTTGAAAAGTTATTCAAATACAGGTGTCctgaaatgcaaacaatgttaatgttttcaatttgttgaatttgttcTTTGATGCTGACAAAGTCAAGATCAGTTCATGTTTCATAACAATTATAATACAAATTCGGTAGTAAAATAATCAATATAGGTTTAATTCctgttttgtaaataattacttAATTAAGGGTATATTTTCCTATTCATTTACAGTTTTCATTCTGTGTTGAAAATGATTCTTTTGCATTATTCTGATTATCATAGCTACATATTGTGACAGCATTATATTATGAACTGTTGTGGGATTCTAAACCCTAAATAAGCACTGGATTTcaaaaactgcttttaaatCACCAACTTcataacaaaagacaaaactgtttttctctTCAGGGAAGAATTAAACCAGTTGGAGAAGATTGGGGAAGGTATATTTGCTGAAATAAAGGATGCTGAAAAGACGGTTGCTCTTACAGAAGAAAGATGCGCAGCCGAAACACAACGTATCCCTGAAGTGATTGAACTCGAGAAGACGGAAAAAGCCCGGGTAATTGATATTGtctacattttaatgtttaaaaaggtaGCTTTTAACAGTTTACCAACGTAGTCAAATTCACGTTTTCCCCTTTTATGACAGATTTTGCAATTAAAACTTCAATTTGAGGAGGAAATGGAAAAGAATAAGAGATTAAAAGAGAAACTGATTGCACAGCAAGAAGACATTGAGAAAACTGTAAGTATTGTCACAAGGATGTTTAAATCATGTCACACCAATGTTCTGTTTATAATGTTGGTGCTGCTTTTTCtacttatgtatgtgtgtcttgaTAGTATATTGTCTAGTGCATGGCACATAACTGCCACGCTATGATTGGACTGGAGTTATGCATGCTAATAATGTTTGAATTCATGGCACTGTAAGGTGTTTTGGATAAGTGCATCCACTCAGCGGCACACTGTATGTTGTTACTCACAGAGACTTGAAGGGGAAGCAGAGGTTTCCTGCGTAGAAGAGCAGCTCCAGTCAAAGCGTAATGCGTATGCAGCTCTTCGTAAAGAAAACATGGAGTATGAACAGAATGTAGAAGACTACAAGATACAAATTTCTGAGAGGTATAGTATCAAAGCCAAACCTGTGGAGAAACAAGCAATATCCTATATTTGGTTTTACTATACACAGTAGTAGGACACCTATCATTACTTTTCTGTGGGATTTCTGTTAGCAAGAAAGCAGTGAAGCAGATGCATGAGGAGAGGAAGCAGATGCTCCAGAAAATCATTGACAATGACGAGCAGTGGGAAAAGGCCAAGGAGGAAGTGACCCAAGTTGTCGCCAGGCACAGTGTCACCCAGACTAAACTGGAAGAGCAGGAACAGCTCACCTTCATGGAAGAACAGCGGGCCAGGGTCAGTGACAACATATGTCCACATTCTATGTATACTGCATGGGTCACAGTGTGTAAGGGAAATGTCAGATACCAAATGTTTCCTTCAGTGTTATTCAGGGCTCTATCTATGCTCTACAGAAAGAGATTGAAACCCTGAGGAAAGACCTGACAGGTCAGACGACCGCCCTGGAACTGCTGAAGGTAAATTCATGAGgtgctttacagaagaaaaatataatgACAAAATTGTGACACAAACAAACTAGACTTAAATTGAAATCTTCAAAATATATTActgtatttgactttttctgtgGAACACTTAGATTGTATCAGCGTATAGCTATGAAGAAAGGTATGAAGAGGTCAAGCTTCACAAAGCACAGTCTCAATAAAAATGGAACATTATGCGTTTCATAAAGATAGTTTTAAATGCCCGGCTGTATTCAGTTGCATAATTTTATACATTCCCACACTCGTTACATATGCTGTTACTGTTTTTACCCCCTGTATATGTTTTAAGACTTTAGGATAATGAcattccttcttgttttttcttttgcatcagGGTCAGTGTGCAAATAAAACTGAAGAATTGTTTCGACAGCAAAGGAGCTCAGAGCTAACTAACCAAAAACTTCAGAAAGAATTCGAAGATGCATCCACAGCAACAAAAGAATTGGAGACAAAAATTCAGGTAATAATGAAGCGTAAtaattatttatcttattttaaagataactctaggtaaaaaagcaacaatttatAGAATTGTGACTGATCTTTTGTTTGTATAGAAAATCAAGAAATTGACAGAAGATTTGGAAAAGATTCAGCGTGAACACGGAAACACATTAGTCAACtttgagaaggagaaaaaactCAAATGTGACCAACTGAAAGCTGCTAAggtaggaaaagaaaaatggagggTTGCATAAAGCTAGTCACAGCTATGTATCATGTCATTCTTATGTTGAACAAACTCATCTCTCGCTCTAAGCACTTAGGgatcttttttcaacattaatacaACTGTTTGTTAACAGGATTTACACACTGCCACTGTAAAGAGATATGACAACACCCTAGCCAGGATCAGTGGCCTTACAAAGAAGAGTGAGGAATGCCGGGTTGCTTCagataaaatggaaaaaaccGTTGAAAGCATGCCAGAAGCCATAGCAGAACTTCAGTAAGTTAATTAAACGCAGGAAGTACTCAATATGATTCATAATCAACCTTTTCTCTAAAGAATTTTAATATATCTTTGATTGTATACGTATTTGATAATATTCAACCTTTTTCCAAAATGAGTATATcttaaatcagtggttctcaacctgggGGCCTAGACCCCTAGCCTggtcccaccagactctggtacatttcatttgtacagagagtctggccactctccattgactaGTGTTAGCTTCCTTGAAGGCGGTTACTCtgtgaagtttaaaactattggatctgcccagagccgcTCTGGTAGCCTGGCTCGGGCCTGCTACAAACGGTCTGGTAGGTAACAAGAGGGGAGACGACAACAACTATTGGCTTAGCATTGCTTGTGTTAGCCTTGGCTTAGTCCTTCACCGCTAATggagcaagctggaaaatcaaacttttcctgAACTCCATGGGGAGGAGGGCCataacatcatggccaccaacaaaactcagcaaagattttctttttcgggatttaacttctggatatttggcAGCTTTGCCACAACGGGCCGAATGGCtttgctcgcatctttctctgctctcatctttctctgctcgcatctttctctgctctcatctttctctgctctcatctttctctgctCTCATCTTTCTCCGCCCGCATTGTTCTCTGTCGCCATTACGGAACTCACCGAAGGTTATCGAACCTCAACATCACcattctcagccactccctctgtttgctgattggaccggtaAAGATTTAGCCAAAGAAAACCCAGGAATATACTGCAAACCCAGACAGATTACTGtaggaaaacaaacatttttaaaagattattattattttattttttccgcTATATTCCGAGTGTATCCACAGGAaaagggggatgacacgcagcaaagggccgcaggtcagattcaaacccagTTGCTGCAAAtgcctcagcctacatggggcgcacgctcttactgggggagctagaggtcacccttaggaaaatgaaaattgagtggaagtacgtaggagggtgGAGCCAGGCTACTAGACCCCCAAGGCGTTCGCAAGATAATTTCTTGGGGTTGCCTGATGGATGGGgagaaaacatgaaataacaTATTCCAGACTGGGGAATGTTTTTCACttgggtttttgttgttgtgtgagTTGGGTACATGAAATGTGTTCTATTCTGAGCTTCATCTGTAAATTGCAAGGTCCTGCAACACAGAAAGGGGTCAGAAGGTGGGGCGGCGGATAGAAAAAGTCACAAACGCATCAAAAATTCACAGAGCCAGGAGCACATCAGACAAGGCTAGGTGCTAGCtgctaaaactaaactaaactgtcATTAAAGCAAagcattatttacatttattaatcaGAACGTTcacaaaaatcattcaaaatcaAGGGAAGCGTGTAAAAAACAGTTGTTTACACCAGTTTGCAGGTCTCTTTCTTGTTGTTGAGGGGTTGGGGGGGTCGCAAACACCAACTTCTTTATTCTGGAGGGGGTCACGACTCAGAAAAGTTTAGAACCACTTAAATAAGTACCAGCTCCCCCATTGATCCAGTAATCATATATTTATGatattcaaaagtagttttcaaaaaaaataatattttttacgTGTTTGATTTCTCCTTCCAGAAGTGTTTTTGATGTGGTGgaattcaaaaacaaatcagcTGCTCTTATAATGAGCACCTTGCAGTCTGATATTAATAACTTCAAACTACGAACAGAGAGATCCATGCTGACACACACCGCTCATGTTACAgcgaaaaaaaaggaaatggaagacACCAAGGTAACAAAATGTTGTTCAGTATTTCTTTCTGCAAATACatgattttttgtgttaaatacTGTGGAATCAGAGAGACGCTGTAAAAAGAACCCATCtcattgtttatttgtttgtggaTTAGTGTCACCACATTGCTTGTCACAATACTTCCCTTAAGATGCAGAGAAAAGAGCTGTGTGCAATTAAAATTACAAGCCATGGTCAATCTTGTTTAAGTGCTTTTCCCACAAATGACAACTCACTGTTGTTATAGTCTTTTGTCTGGACGAATTTGATGATGCATGTCGTGGTGAGATCCTGCGCCTGTTTTGTTACCTGTAGgccaacatttttcaaatcagTGTCGGATCAAAGCATATAATTCAGAATATCAAATAAGCATATAATCTAGacttttttatatcaatgtcaGAAATAggctcttaaaaaaaatgggtACACTCTGCGCAAAAAGGCATGTATTTGAACACTCCTTTGTAAGAGAAACCcctatttattttaaggttttcatCTGCAGGATTATCAGCCCCAGCCAGAGCCTCTTTGCTGATGGGGGT
The window above is part of the Etheostoma cragini isolate CJK2018 chromosome 12, CSU_Ecrag_1.0, whole genome shotgun sequence genome. Proteins encoded here:
- the LOC117954770 gene encoding coiled-coil domain-containing protein 178 isoform X1, with the translated sequence MPDVEPLRFPSREGRPSQQDQADLQAVCSGRRRTCALLNSPLPCVNNAVYHIQELKMTVENWCQQPGKYQPLINQDKHQYSKTLRYQPRDSDTESLMSTELFVEGIAIIASESCPLSPLLKKINEVLGEVLYLIERLEADRQYAEEALHKEKRRKRFLENKVDSISLWKQQEHSFVVQKEHEACIRDITELKWQLKLEREKLDLAQEKLSHTKVLNQTLHEDINFAKKQIPIVNENLALQRGIINQINIAQAEADEVYSKTKSDLIMVRNEFKTIELDSKNEKISLDYALLAANNLLANRLEELNQLEKIGEGIFAEIKDAEKTVALTEERCAAETQRIPEVIELEKTEKARILQLKLQFEEEMEKNKRLKEKLIAQQEDIEKTRLEGEAEVSCVEEQLQSKRNAYAALRKENMEYEQNVEDYKIQISESKKAVKQMHEERKQMLQKIIDNDEQWEKAKEEVTQVVARHSVTQTKLEEQEQLTFMEEQRARKEIETLRKDLTGQTTALELLKGQCANKTEELFRQQRSSELTNQKLQKEFEDASTATKELETKIQKIKKLTEDLEKIQREHGNTLVNFEKEKKLKCDQLKAAKDLHTATVKRYDNTLARISGLTKKSEECRVASDKMEKTVESMPEAIAELQSVFDVVEFKNKSAALIMSTLQSDINNFKLRTERSMLTHTAHVTAKKKEMEDTKEALKISLKENKQLASDYEELKKILLEAKQEAVSALSEKNHTYESFHYYTQLSLLQKRMHKALVKYFKQRSVYSQAELDRCQALSHETDQKIKTAQTLQGAAMSQWPSLKRPQQITAQGREEWGTGGGAIRELQSVKDKRAGVFKRTTPSPVTAQHRVHQSRQPSL
- the LOC117954770 gene encoding coiled-coil domain-containing protein 178 isoform X2 produces the protein MPDVEPLRFPSREGRPSQQDQADLQAVCSGRRRTCALLNSPLPCVNNAVYHIQELKMTVENWCQQPGKYQPLINQDKHQYSKTLRYQPRDSDTESLMSTELFVEGIAIIASESCPLSPLLKKINEVLGEVLYLIERLEADRQYAEEALHKEKRRKRFLENKVDSISLWKQQEHSFVVQKEHEACIRDITELKWQLKLEREKLDLAQEKLSHTKVLNQTLHEDINFAKKQIPIVNENLALQRGIINQINIAQAEADEVYSKTKSDLIMVRNEFKTIELDSKNEKISLDYALLAANNLLANRLEELNQLEKIGEGIFAEIKDAEKTVALTEERCAAETQRIPEVIELEKTEKARILQLKLQFEEEMEKNKRLKEKLIAQQEDIEKTRLEGEAEVSCVEEQLQSKRNAYAALRKENMEYEQNVEDYKIQISESKKAVKQMHEERKQMLQKIIDNDEQWEKAKEEVTQVVARHSVTQTKLEEQEQLTFMEEQRARKEIETLRKDLTGQTTALELLKGQCANKTEELFRQQRSSELTNQKLQKEFEDASTATKELETKIQKIKKLTEDLEKIQREHGNTLVNFEKEKKLKCDQLKAAKDLHTATVKRYDNTLARISGLTKKSEECRVASDKMEKTVESMPEAIAELQSVFDVVEFKNKSAALIMSTLQSDINNFKLRTERSMLTHTAHVTAKKKEMEDTKEALKISLKENKQLASDYEELKKILLEAKQEAVSALSEKNHTYESFHYYTQLSLLQKRMHKALVKYFKQRSVYSQAELDRCQALSHETDQKIKTAQEGLSAEIQLIGAFLQSLTDDSTTTEDAGVNKQVSPGSNE